A genome region from Thermoanaerobacterium xylanolyticum LX-11 includes the following:
- a CDS encoding H-type small acid-soluble spore protein, translating to MKYKRAEEIYNSPSNYEVIYDGQAVWINSLNPNKKYANIKFLHDNAIIDVPVGFLVEGKKLS from the coding sequence ATGAAATATAAAAGAGCTGAAGAAATATACAATTCTCCATCAAATTATGAAGTTATCTACGATGGTCAGGCAGTATGGATAAATTCTCTAAATCCCAATAAAAAATACGCTAATATCAAATTTTTGCACGATAATGCCATCATAGACGTACCTGTCGGCTTTTTGGTGGAAGGCAAAAAATTAAGCTAA
- the sufC gene encoding Fe-S cluster assembly ATPase SufC: MKDNLLEIKNVKADVDGKEILKGLNLTIKRGEIHAIMGPNGSGKSTLCNVIMGNPHYTVTDGEILFEGENIVNLKVNERAKKGIFLSFQSPEEIPGITVDNFIRTSLNAVTNKNMPMLQFAKSMKEKMDMLDMKQEYRTRYLNVGFSGGEKKKSEILQMAMLNPKLVMLDEIDSGLDIDALRIVAETVRKLKTEDMSILIITHYNRILDYLEPDVISVLAHGRIVKEGDKNLAKELEKTGYESILDEVLS, encoded by the coding sequence ATGAAGGATAATTTGTTAGAAATAAAAAATGTCAAAGCAGATGTTGACGGCAAGGAGATATTGAAAGGACTTAATTTGACTATAAAAAGAGGAGAAATACACGCTATTATGGGACCTAACGGCAGCGGGAAAAGTACCCTCTGTAATGTAATAATGGGAAATCCACATTACACAGTTACAGACGGTGAAATACTTTTTGAAGGGGAAAATATCGTAAACCTCAAAGTAAACGAAAGGGCTAAGAAAGGCATATTTTTATCGTTCCAATCTCCTGAGGAAATCCCGGGGATTACGGTAGATAATTTCATAAGGACTTCTTTAAATGCAGTTACAAACAAAAACATGCCTATGCTGCAATTTGCAAAAAGCATGAAGGAAAAGATGGATATGCTGGACATGAAGCAGGAGTACAGGACGAGATACTTAAACGTAGGTTTTTCTGGCGGAGAAAAGAAGAAAAGCGAGATCTTGCAGATGGCTATGTTAAATCCGAAGCTTGTCATGTTGGATGAAATAGATTCAGGTCTTGACATAGATGCTTTAAGGATTGTTGCTGAGACAGTCAGGAAATTGAAGACAGAAGATATGTCAATACTAATTATAACCCATTACAATAGGATATTGGATTACTTGGAGCCAGACGTAATATCTGTGCTGGCACATGGAAGAATTGTCAAAGAAGGAGATAAAAATCTGGCGAAGGAGCTGGAGAAGACAGGATACGAGTCTATACTTGACGAAGTTCTGTCATAA
- a CDS encoding SPL family radical SAM protein translates to MKFSHVYVEKDVLNYTTTEKILNALKKSTVVEIQRYSDLFLRQRQNYVMQKKYPNIILAKKRYDFIYRGSEMCENFGIDEFYHTSNVLNCIYSCDYCYLQGMYPSANIVFFVNLEDFFDEVDKLSCDKRIYLSISYETDLLAFEPLTGFASMWISYAMTNENLLMEIRTKCANAEFFESTAIPNNVIFSWSLLPQEVISIYETSTPSLDKRIMAIRKAIEKGVKVRISLEPIMYVDGFEKIYSDFIDKLYEELPLQDIYDFNIGAFRMVKEQAKKVEKLKETSFVFCYDTKVKDGVFTYKNEKYMKEFVYDRLAKHVSKDKLFLK, encoded by the coding sequence ATGAAGTTTTCTCATGTTTACGTTGAAAAAGATGTTTTAAATTACACTACTACAGAGAAAATATTAAATGCATTGAAAAAAAGTACTGTTGTTGAAATCCAAAGGTATAGCGACTTGTTTTTAAGGCAAAGGCAGAATTATGTCATGCAAAAGAAATATCCAAATATAATACTGGCAAAGAAAAGGTACGATTTTATATACAGAGGTTCTGAGATGTGCGAAAACTTTGGGATTGATGAGTTTTACCATACTTCGAATGTCTTAAACTGCATTTACTCTTGTGATTACTGTTATCTTCAAGGCATGTATCCATCGGCTAATATCGTGTTTTTTGTCAATTTAGAAGACTTTTTTGATGAGGTTGACAAACTTTCTTGTGACAAAAGGATATATTTAAGCATATCATATGAGACAGACTTATTGGCGTTTGAGCCGTTGACAGGCTTTGCGTCTATGTGGATTTCATACGCGATGACTAATGAAAACTTGTTGATGGAGATAAGGACAAAATGTGCTAATGCGGAGTTTTTTGAATCTACAGCGATTCCTAATAATGTAATATTTTCGTGGTCCCTTTTACCTCAGGAAGTGATTTCGATTTATGAGACTTCTACTCCGTCCCTTGACAAAAGGATAATGGCCATAAGAAAGGCTATTGAAAAAGGAGTAAAAGTGAGAATATCGTTAGAACCTATCATGTATGTTGATGGTTTTGAAAAGATATATTCGGATTTTATAGATAAATTGTACGAAGAATTGCCACTTCAAGATATATACGACTTTAATATAGGTGCATTTAGGATGGTAAAGGAGCAGGCTAAAAAAGTGGAAAAGCTTAAAGAAACATCATTTGTATTTTGCTACGATACGAAGGTAAAGGATGGAGTATTTACATATAAAAATGAAAAGTACATGAAAGAATTTGTGTACGATAGATTGGCAAAGCATGTAAGCAAGGATAAATTATTTTTAAAGTAG
- a CDS encoding DUF438 domain-containing protein, whose protein sequence is MCLNKKIDGITHTELSQIEQELMNEGLSVKEIQRLCDVHAAVFRESLEQVKKPETIPGHPVHTFKEENRAIEKNINENLRPALEDFKRNGTQESISKLLGSINLLMDIDKHYSRKEKLLFPYLEKYGITGPPSVMWGMDDEIRELLKSTIRDLKEYNESKKGAVEDKLNKLINKIIEMIFKEENILLPMALDTLTEDEWVNILEGEKRLMS, encoded by the coding sequence ATCTGTTTAAATAAGAAGATAGACGGCATTACGCATACAGAATTGTCTCAGATAGAACAGGAGCTTATGAACGAAGGACTTTCGGTGAAGGAAATTCAAAGGCTTTGCGATGTTCATGCGGCTGTTTTCAGAGAGTCATTGGAACAAGTAAAGAAACCTGAGACTATACCCGGACATCCGGTTCATACATTTAAGGAAGAAAATAGAGCAATCGAAAAGAACATAAATGAAAATTTAAGACCGGCATTAGAGGATTTTAAACGCAATGGCACACAAGAGAGCATATCAAAGCTTTTGGGAAGTATAAATCTTCTCATGGATATTGATAAACATTATTCAAGAAAAGAAAAGCTTTTGTTCCCATATTTGGAGAAGTACGGAATAACAGGCCCGCCAAGTGTCATGTGGGGTATGGACGATGAGATTAGAGAACTTTTAAAATCCACCATCAGAGATTTAAAAGAATACAATGAGTCTAAAAAAGGTGCAGTTGAAGATAAGCTAAATAAGCTTATCAATAAGATAATAGAGATGATATTCAAAGAGGAGAACATACTTCTTCCAATGGCATTAGATACACTTACGGAAGATGAGTGGGTAAATATTTTAGAAGGGGAAAAGCGACTTATGTCGTAA
- a CDS encoding DUF5673 domain-containing protein, producing the protein MHRKNIITIIIAVLIMAFGLIIGSLSRYNILEKIFSVLLVTAILVVIYDAYFLFKDKKYFGKAKWIVKSSNNTLLLTISLYCILIPNLSNNSKGSLHIMLISIIFVCGLIPFLHSILKDGINEKGIFHWGTFYTWDKIQSYSFTDNFLVIALNSTTNKIKLIVKKEDKENTQPPPAKAGGLDMPLKQLKTRLK; encoded by the coding sequence ATGCATAGAAAGAACATTATAACAATAATTATTGCTGTGTTAATAATGGCCTTTGGATTAATTATAGGATCATTAAGCAGATATAACATCTTAGAAAAAATTTTTTCTGTTCTCTTAGTTACAGCAATACTTGTTGTAATATATGATGCATATTTTCTTTTCAAAGATAAAAAATATTTTGGAAAAGCAAAATGGATAGTAAAATCAAGCAATAATACATTACTGCTTACAATCAGCTTGTATTGTATCTTAATACCGAATTTAAGCAACAACTCTAAAGGCTCTCTGCACATCATGCTTATCTCAATTATCTTTGTATGTGGACTAATCCCCTTTCTTCATTCTATATTAAAAGACGGAATAAATGAAAAAGGCATATTTCATTGGGGCACTTTTTACACATGGGATAAAATTCAAAGCTACAGCTTTACAGACAATTTTTTAGTCATTGCTTTAAATTCCACCACTAATAAAATCAAATTAATTGTCAAAAAAGAAGATAAGGAAAATACTCAACCACCACCTGCTAAAGCAGGTGGGTTGGATATGCCGCTTAAGCAGCTTAAAACTCGCCTAAAGTAA
- the sufB gene encoding Fe-S cluster assembly protein SufB translates to MKKTIVNDIDFSRYNIKNEVRYSYKTEKGLSKKIVEEISERKNEPKWMRDFRLKSLEIYENKPMPTWGVDLSQLDINSIVAYLSPDAKLKNSWDEVPEDIRNTFEKLGIPEAEKKALSGVGAQYDSEVVYHSIKDNLAKQGVIFEDMDTALKKYPDVIKEYFMTKNVTPNDHKFAALHGAIWSGGTFVYVPENVKVEVPLQAYFRMNAPGTGQFEHTLIIADRGSEVRFIEGCSAPQYAVSNLHAGCVELFVKEGARLIYSTIENWSKNTYNLNTKRALVDKDGVIEWISGSFGSHKTMLYPASVLRGKGAKSEYTGVTFAAKGQHLDTGSKMIHLAPYTSSKVLAKSISKDGGITNYRGLLRIGPNAEGAKASVQCEGLMIDEISRSDTMPIIEVLNDNVDIGHEAKVGRISDEQIFYLMTRGLSEDEARSMIVRGFVEPVAKSLPLEYAVELNRLIKLELEGTIG, encoded by the coding sequence ATGAAAAAGACCATTGTAAATGATATAGATTTTTCCAGATACAACATAAAAAATGAAGTCAGGTATTCGTACAAGACGGAAAAGGGGCTTTCTAAAAAGATCGTTGAGGAGATATCCGAAAGAAAAAATGAGCCTAAATGGATGAGAGATTTTCGCTTAAAATCTCTTGAAATATACGAAAACAAGCCAATGCCTACATGGGGTGTAGATTTAAGCCAGCTTGACATAAACTCCATTGTAGCATACTTAAGCCCTGACGCTAAATTGAAAAATTCATGGGATGAAGTGCCTGAAGACATACGAAACACATTTGAGAAGCTTGGCATTCCTGAGGCAGAGAAAAAGGCTTTATCTGGCGTGGGTGCTCAGTACGATTCGGAAGTAGTTTACCACAGCATAAAAGACAATCTTGCAAAACAAGGCGTAATATTTGAAGACATGGACACGGCTTTGAAAAAATACCCTGACGTAATTAAAGAGTACTTTATGACGAAAAATGTTACGCCAAATGACCACAAATTTGCAGCGCTACACGGAGCCATATGGAGTGGTGGCACATTTGTATATGTGCCTGAAAATGTGAAAGTAGAAGTTCCGCTTCAGGCATATTTCAGGATGAATGCACCGGGAACAGGGCAGTTTGAGCACACGCTTATAATAGCCGATAGAGGCAGCGAAGTTAGATTCATAGAAGGTTGTTCGGCACCACAGTATGCAGTATCCAATTTACACGCGGGTTGTGTGGAACTTTTTGTAAAAGAAGGAGCAAGGCTTATCTACTCTACTATAGAAAATTGGAGCAAAAATACCTACAACTTGAATACAAAGAGAGCTTTAGTCGATAAAGATGGTGTCATAGAGTGGATATCTGGCTCATTTGGAAGCCACAAGACGATGCTTTATCCGGCATCTGTATTAAGAGGCAAAGGAGCTAAATCTGAATACACTGGTGTCACATTTGCTGCAAAAGGGCAGCATCTTGACACGGGCTCAAAAATGATACATTTAGCACCATATACATCATCGAAAGTATTGGCAAAAAGCATATCCAAAGACGGGGGAATCACAAATTACAGAGGACTCTTGAGGATAGGTCCTAATGCAGAAGGTGCAAAAGCATCTGTACAATGCGAAGGTCTTATGATAGACGAAATATCAAGATCAGATACAATGCCTATAATAGAGGTTTTAAACGATAATGTTGACATAGGGCATGAAGCAAAGGTAGGAAGAATCAGCGACGAGCAGATATTTTACTTAATGACAAGAGGATTAAGTGAAGATGAAGCAAGGTCCATGATCGTAAGAGGATTCGTAGAGCCTGTAGCAAAATCACTTCCGCTTGAGTACGCCGTTGAGCTTAATCGCCTTATAAAACTTGAGCTTGAAGGAACTATAGGGTAA
- a CDS encoding IS110 family transposase yields the protein MDRLYERCCGIDVHKKMIVACFKRGNDQEIREYGTTTAELRELTAWLLNEKCEMIAMESTASYWKPLYNIFELSGLDAIVVNARDMKAVPGRKTDVKDAEWIADLLQHGLLKASYVPDREQRELREASRYRKSLIEERARELNRLQKMLEGANIKLSSFTSDINGKSSRRILNALLEGKKLDEEQLQELLHGSMHKKIPEIMKAVDGVLTPLQKQLIKNIIDHIDDMSRRIEDMDKLISNYLDKYQKAIKQIDEVPGIGIQSAETILAEIGLEMKRFPSDAHISSWAGLSPGNNESAGKRRNSKTTKGNKTLKTTLIQCAKSAVKKEGTFFYAQYQRLVVRRGKNRAIVAVAHSMLIAIYHMLKENKPYKELGEDYYNQFNKERKINSYLKKLYALGWEPEIDTQ from the coding sequence ATGGATAGATTATACGAGCGTTGTTGTGGGATTGATGTACACAAAAAAATGATAGTTGCTTGCTTTAAACGTGGCAATGATCAGGAAATCCGTGAATACGGAACAACAACAGCAGAATTAAGAGAACTCACTGCATGGCTACTTAATGAAAAGTGTGAAATGATAGCTATGGAAAGCACTGCTTCTTATTGGAAACCATTATACAACATATTCGAGCTTTCCGGATTAGATGCTATAGTAGTAAATGCAAGAGACATGAAAGCTGTTCCTGGACGGAAAACAGATGTAAAAGACGCAGAATGGATTGCAGATCTTCTCCAGCATGGTTTGCTCAAGGCTAGCTATGTTCCTGATAGAGAGCAAAGAGAATTGCGTGAAGCATCTCGCTATCGCAAAAGCCTAATTGAGGAACGAGCACGTGAATTGAATCGACTGCAAAAAATGTTAGAAGGAGCTAATATCAAATTATCTAGCTTTACTTCCGATATCAATGGCAAAAGCTCCAGGAGAATATTAAATGCTCTTTTAGAAGGCAAGAAATTAGATGAAGAACAACTTCAAGAATTGCTTCACGGTTCAATGCATAAAAAAATTCCTGAAATTATGAAAGCAGTGGATGGTGTACTTACTCCCCTTCAGAAACAATTAATTAAAAATATCATTGACCATATAGATGATATGAGTAGACGTATAGAAGATATGGATAAACTAATTTCGAATTACTTGGACAAATATCAAAAAGCAATTAAACAGATTGATGAAGTTCCAGGCATAGGAATACAAAGTGCAGAAACGATTCTAGCGGAAATTGGATTAGAAATGAAGCGCTTTCCGAGTGATGCGCATATATCAAGTTGGGCAGGGCTTTCCCCAGGCAACAATGAAAGTGCAGGCAAACGACGAAACAGCAAAACGACGAAGGGGAATAAGACATTAAAAACCACCTTAATTCAATGTGCAAAATCTGCAGTAAAAAAAGAAGGAACATTCTTTTATGCACAATACCAACGTTTAGTTGTAAGACGCGGAAAGAACCGAGCAATTGTAGCAGTAGCTCACTCAATGTTGATTGCCATTTACCATATGCTTAAAGAAAATAAACCGTATAAAGAGCTTGGAGAAGATTATTATAATCAGTTTAACAAGGAGCGAAAGATTAATTCCTACCTAAAAAAACTATATGCATTAGGATGGGAACCTGAAATTGACACACAATAA
- a CDS encoding histidine phosphatase family protein, protein MTKVYFVRHCKPDFSIKDDLMRPLTKDGQKDCKKVTEFLSDKNISKIFSSPYKRAIDTIKDFAESANLKINVIDDFKERKIGNAWIEDFDKFAKEQWHNFNYKLPGGESLNDVQRRNIKALMNILEENVNHNIAISSHGTALSTIINYFNKKFDYAEFEKIKDLMPFIVCFTFDGQDILNIEKFIFD, encoded by the coding sequence ATGACAAAAGTATATTTTGTAAGACATTGTAAACCAGATTTTTCAATTAAAGATGATTTAATGCGTCCACTCACTAAAGATGGTCAAAAAGACTGCAAAAAAGTTACAGAATTTTTGTCAGATAAAAATATTTCAAAGATATTTTCAAGTCCTTATAAAAGAGCCATTGACACTATAAAAGATTTTGCAGAAAGTGCAAACTTAAAGATTAATGTTATTGACGATTTTAAAGAAAGAAAGATTGGCAATGCCTGGATAGAAGATTTTGATAAATTTGCAAAAGAACAATGGCATAATTTTAATTATAAATTGCCTGGGGGAGAAAGTTTAAATGATGTTCAAAGGAGAAATATAAAAGCACTTATGAATATACTTGAAGAAAATGTGAATCATAATATTGCGATATCTTCTCATGGAACTGCTTTAAGTACGATAATAAATTATTTTAATAAAAAATTCGATTATGCTGAATTTGAAAAAATCAAAGATCTTATGCCATTTATTGTTTGTTTTACTTTCGATGGCCAAGATATTTTGAATATCGAAAAATTTATTTTTGACTAA
- a CDS encoding glutaredoxin domain-containing protein — protein sequence MLSFIKDRSEFEDIKKSADFFMLLFYSNKSQKSLEALDNLKKFSDKNKDVKVYAVNASEVGLHTEFGITAVPALIAYGDGKVQQIVYGVQSEDYYEKLLTTSPVKSSDGSKKYHRVIVYTSPSCPWCSATKSYLRQNNIPFREVDVTKNPGAAEELVRRSGQRGVPQTDIDGTIVVGFDKARLNTLLGIQG from the coding sequence ATGTTAAGCTTTATAAAGGATAGGAGTGAATTTGAAGACATAAAAAAATCAGCAGATTTCTTCATGCTGTTGTTTTACTCCAATAAATCTCAAAAAAGTTTAGAGGCGTTAGATAATTTAAAGAAATTCAGCGATAAAAACAAAGATGTAAAAGTCTATGCAGTAAATGCGTCAGAGGTGGGATTGCATACAGAATTTGGCATTACTGCTGTACCTGCTTTAATTGCTTATGGCGATGGGAAAGTACAGCAGATAGTCTACGGTGTACAATCAGAAGATTATTACGAAAAGTTGCTTACTACATCGCCTGTAAAGTCAAGCGATGGATCAAAAAAATATCATAGGGTTATTGTCTACACATCGCCTTCATGCCCGTGGTGCAGTGCCACAAAGTCATACTTGAGGCAAAACAATATACCATTTAGAGAAGTAGATGTGACCAAAAATCCTGGTGCTGCTGAGGAGCTTGTAAGGAGAAGCGGGCAAAGAGGCGTGCCACAGACGGACATAGATGGTACAATAGTAGTGGGATTTGATAAGGCCAGATTAAACACACTATTAGGTATCCAAGGATAA
- a CDS encoding RDD family protein yields MKYAGFWRRFIAFLVDYIVIVIAEMILLLIFEVILQLAGNLDKSSSQTDTAIGMFILIVLIVGNWLYYSLMESSNLQGTLGKVVLNIKVTDYDGKKISFKKATVRYFSKILSTLIIFIGFAMAGWTRYKQALHDIIAGTFVIKS; encoded by the coding sequence ATGAAATATGCTGGTTTTTGGAGAAGGTTCATCGCTTTTTTAGTAGATTACATTGTCATCGTCATAGCTGAAATGATCTTGCTTTTAATCTTTGAAGTAATTTTACAATTGGCAGGAAATTTAGATAAAAGTAGTAGTCAGACTGATACGGCTATTGGAATGTTTATTTTAATTGTACTCATAGTTGGTAATTGGTTGTACTATTCGTTAATGGAATCATCAAATCTTCAGGGAACATTAGGTAAAGTAGTTTTAAACATTAAAGTTACAGATTACGATGGCAAAAAAATTTCTTTCAAAAAAGCAACAGTCAGATACTTTTCAAAAATTTTATCCACTTTAATAATTTTCATAGGTTTTGCTATGGCTGGCTGGACAAGATACAAGCAAGCTTTGCATGATATAATTGCTGGTACTTTTGTAATAAAAAGTTGA
- a CDS encoding co-chaperone GroES: protein MEKIQPVNGNALIRLEEAEGDKKVGGIIIPRNAQEKLHEGIVEGLAAGATDEISIGDRVIYKEFSGTKIKHGDTEYLIIPVDDIIAKYVDVDEI, encoded by the coding sequence ATGGAAAAGATACAACCAGTAAATGGGAACGCACTTATAAGGCTTGAAGAAGCTGAAGGTGACAAAAAAGTTGGCGGCATAATAATACCAAGAAACGCACAAGAAAAGCTTCATGAAGGAATTGTAGAAGGCCTTGCAGCTGGTGCCACAGACGAGATATCAATAGGCGATAGAGTCATATACAAAGAATTTTCTGGCACGAAGATAAAGCACGGCGATACCGAGTATTTGATAATTCCTGTTGACGATATAATAGCTAAATACGTGGATGTAGATGAAATATAA
- the tnpA gene encoding IS200/IS605 family transposase, translating into MQNYRKSSHATYDLKYHIVWITKYRKPVLVGKIAERTRELIRMVCKNNEVEILSGHVSKDHIHILVSAPPHLSVSKLVQYIKGYSSRKLLMENKELNKQFWGQHLWARGYFAASSGNVTDEVIIEYIQNQDIEENQKNDNFTLGEF; encoded by the coding sequence ATGCAAAATTATAGAAAGTCGTCACATGCTACATATGATCTAAAATATCATATAGTATGGATAACAAAATATAGAAAACCGGTATTGGTTGGGAAAATAGCTGAAAGGACAAGAGAACTAATAAGAATGGTATGCAAAAATAATGAAGTAGAAATATTATCAGGACATGTATCAAAAGATCATATACATATACTAGTGTCGGCACCACCACATTTGTCAGTAAGTAAGCTAGTGCAATATATAAAAGGATATAGTTCGAGAAAGCTGCTAATGGAGAATAAGGAGCTTAACAAACAATTTTGGGGACAACATTTATGGGCACGAGGATATTTTGCAGCAAGTAGTGGCAATGTAACAGATGAAGTGATAATAGAGTATATACAAAATCAAGACATAGAAGAAAATCAAAAGAATGATAATTTTACTTTAGGCGAGTTTTAA
- a CDS encoding TNT domain-containing protein — protein MTAEKVETTTVKEATSSSSKVASKWLDKNGKYIWPPNDGFECTPVKKVFKPGERFDKYGKEMGRYFTALIGTPFEMRSLPSEYKITKSYNIYEVIEPFEAWEGKISPWFDQPGGGIQYKMPKTIEELINEGYIKKVKTE, from the coding sequence ATGACTGCTGAGAAAGTAGAAACGACCACTGTAAAAGAAGCCACTTCAAGTTCCTCAAAAGTTGCATCAAAATGGCTTGATAAAAATGGCAAATATATATGGCCGCCAAATGACGGATTTGAATGTACACCAGTAAAGAAAGTATTCAAACCAGGAGAAAGGTTTGATAAATATGGAAAAGAGATGGGTAGATATTTTACAGCACTGATAGGTACACCTTTTGAAATGAGATCTTTGCCATCAGAATATAAGATTACAAAATCATATAACATATATGAAGTAATAGAACCATTTGAGGCATGGGAAGGTAAGATATCACCATGGTTTGACCAGCCAGGAGGAGGAATACAATACAAAATGCCAAAGACAATAGAAGAATTAATAAATGAAGGATATATAAAGAAGGTAAAAACAGAATGA
- a CDS encoding tropomyosin, with amino-acid sequence MTNEEFMTLVLQRFDSIDVKLENMDGRLVSVEKRLDDVDKRLDNMDKRLDNVEKRLDGVESRLDSVENRLDGMDKRLDSVENRLDGMDKRLDSVENRLDGMDKRLDSVENKLDGMDKRLDSVESRLDGMDKRLDGVENRLYNLERQQSDVEYILKHTFEEVTKHTSQLGKFELNFKRIDKKFDVLNDHILEREADVKLLLDIHKLNDV; translated from the coding sequence TTGACAAATGAAGAGTTCATGACTTTGGTGCTTCAAAGATTTGACTCGATTGACGTAAAACTGGAAAACATGGACGGAAGACTTGTCAGCGTTGAAAAGAGATTGGACGACGTAGACAAAAGACTGGACAATATGGATAAAAGATTAGACAACGTAGAAAAAAGGCTTGATGGTGTTGAAAGTAGGCTTGACAGCGTTGAAAATAGACTTGATGGGATGGATAAGAGGCTTGACAGCGTTGAAAATAGACTTGACGGCATGGATAAGAGGCTTGACAGCGTTGAAAATAGACTTGATGGGATGGATAAGAGGCTTGACAGTGTTGAAAATAAACTTGATGGCATGGATAAGAGGCTTGACAGTGTTGAAAGTAGACTTGACGGCATGGATAAGAGGCTTGATGGCGTTGAAAATAGACTATACAACCTTGAAAGGCAGCAAAGTGATGTTGAGTACATCTTAAAGCATACATTTGAAGAAGTCACAAAGCACACAAGCCAACTTGGCAAGTTTGAATTGAATTTTAAGAGAATAGATAAAAAGTTTGATGTTTTGAATGATCACATACTTGAAAGAGAAGCAGATGTGAAGCTGCTTTTAGATATACACAAGCTTAATGATGTTTAA